GACCTAAGGCTAGAGAATTGGTTGTGCGAACTTACAAATTAAACAGCTACACTGGAGTCCCATCAAAAAGAAAAAACAGCTAGACTGAAAAAGGTAATGGACTAAACTGTCAAGCACTAAAATTTTAGCAGCCTGTGGTGAGGAATAATAAATAAATATTATTTTGTTCGTGACATATGCGAACCTCTGAAGCTAACCCGTCAATCTATCATTAACTAGACAATGGAAACATTagactttttttttcaaaattactGCAACAACATGGATGATACTTCTTTGCTGGGAACATAAAGTTATAAATATTTATTCCGTAATCGGCACAAGAAAATGGAATCTAACCAGCAGAAGCTCCAGGTGAATTCCTCGACAAAGGCATGTATAGCGTCAGAGGTATAGCAGGAATAGCAACTGTAGTTTCTTCAGAATGTCCATGATAGGTTGAATGATTTCCCTGTGTTGCCCGACTCGAAGTGCTATTCTGCAATAGAACTACAAATAAGAACCTTGGAACCCAATAAGAAATATCAAATGCTGTGGAGATTATCACTGAAACAGATGAGGAGGTTGGCAGGGTAACCTGATATTTCTCAGGACAGTCCTCCTTTCTGTTTTCAGCATGCAAATAAGAACATTCTGATCCATGCCTGCATTGTCTCCCTGTTGATAGAATATGCAACATTTGTTATAAACAGAAGAGTTTATAAGCAATAAGTTACTGGATTAATTGATAGCATCTTATACATAGTGTATTTACCACTTGAGGTGAAAGCACACAATGACGGATGATTGTTATCAGAATTAGCTAAGCCTGAATCAGTTAACAGGTTGGTAGGAATGAACATTAGTTTGGAGGTAGACTCTTGAAACATCGTGAGCTGCGAAGGTGTTGTTTTCTGTTTGGCCACATCTGAACATTGCGAAGCACTCATTGTTTTCATCTGTACGACCTTATGTTTACTTTCACTACTAGAAACTCCACGGTGCGGCATTGTTGGATGACAACTTTTGAGTTGAGCAACCTTCTCTGCCGCCTCTTTCAAGGCAGACATCGCCACATGGTAAATTTCTTCTGTGACTGATCCTTCTTTTGCAAATTTTATAGCTTCCTGACATAATTGGTTGTAAAGTACAGTGAGTGAATCTGTAGAATTACATTGAATCCCTGCACTATATTCCTCAACCTTCGCTTCATCAGGATCTGAACTCTTTGCAGCAAATTCAGCATTTTCTCCAGAAGTAATGTTCGATGTACTAGGGGCCTGTTTAGAAGATAACAACGAATGATTATGCTCCTTCTCAAATTTAGATACCATCCATTTTCCAGAGTTCATCTTTTTCACCACAATCATAGCTTTGCAACCAACTCTAGTAATCATTCTTGGGCGCTTCGTTTTCCCTTCGTCTGTAATCTCTTTCTTGGCTCGAACttcacggaagccttccttggaGCACACAATCTGGCGAGAAATGATTGAATTATCACGTCTTGAACGGCAATACCTGCTAATACGTGCACGAAAACCATTAAGCCTCGCATAATTTATATAGAACAATTTTGCGGTTTCTTCAGAATCAAATTCCATTCCCTCAACCGGTTCCTCAACAGGGTCTTCCTCGGCAGAATGTGGCTTTTCAACTGGATTAAGGTCCTGATGTGCTGACCTAATATCAAGTTTTCTTGGTGGAACTGATCCATGATTATGGGTTTTCACAAATTTAGTAACTACCCATTTGCCAGGATCAATTTTTTTTATCATTATCATAGCCTTGCAACCAACTCTAGTACCTGTCCGTTCTTGCTGTTTTTGGTCAGGGTGGAGGCCTTCACAGTTACGTGTTTCATGAAATCCCTCCTTTGAGCATACAATACGACGAGAAATGATTGAATTATCACGTCTGGAGCGGGTATACCTGCTGATCCGAATTCGAAAACCTGCATGTCTCGCATACAAGCTGTAAAAATCCCTTGCAGCATCTTCAGACTCAAATTCCATACCTTCGCATGGTGTCAATTCTGTGTCATCTTCATGTCCAATTAAAATTTCTGCTTCTGATGGTTCATGTGATGAAATCTCCATAACAGTAAAGGCTCTGGGAAGTCCGGTTAAATCATCATTTTGCTCATTGTCTCGTTTCGATTCAAACTGTTCTGATTAATAATATACCTTCCATAACCAGTATCCACCGTCACAAATCTATGTCGATTTTCTTCAACGTCTCTTTTCTATACTTTTGAACAATATAATTACAACAATCACCAATGTGGCGTCTTAGTAGATATCATTGTGCTGCACGGCAGCACAGGTATGGCCCTACCTTCAAACTTGTTCACATGGTATGCAGAGTGAAGAACTGTAAAATGATCTAAAGTTAGATGATATCAATCAGATATTGCAGCAAGCAGGATTGTATCTTGATAATGAAACTTTCTAGGAGCCACAGCAAGCAAAAAAAATCTAATAATCACAAAAAAAAGTACTATATTCTTACCATTCAAATTTAGAATACTTTGTCATAATGTCAATCGCTGAAATTCAGAAACCAAGTTAGGTATGGAAAGTTTCAGTTCAATGATTTCAGTTTAAGCCACACAGTTCTAAGTTGAGTAGTAGTATGACTTTTGGTTGACTTGTCAAAGAAACTTATTACAGGTAAAAAACAGCCTTGGTACTGTTAAAGATACATTTTTGTCCTTCTATTCTTTGGAGCTTTTGAGCCCCTTTTCTCCTTTTATGAAACTTTGTACTGCTGACTGTTTACTTTCACTGATGACAGTACTAACAAGGACCCGCACTAGTAACTGTTATGAACCTTACTCTGGTACACAAGCCAAAATAGCACGTGATCCTCTAAGTTCTTATTATGGACAGACACGGAACTGATCGAACACTCAGAACTGTTTCAATGATTGAGTCCATGCGCGGCAAGAAGCCAACAGCAACAAAAATTCCATTTATAGGCACGCATGAAACAAAGGTATATATCACGCATAAAGCAAGAAAACGATTAACTTCAGCCCAGATAAGACTAGAACAGCAACATCACAATAAAAGTGAAAAAACAGAAAGCCTTTTATGTGGAGGAACTCGGTACGCACCTGGACAAGTATTGCTCCCAATAATCCCCAAACCAGCGCAAGAAAACCGATGAGCGAGGAACCAAGAAACGAACGGCCCGAGCGGTTGCACGGGCGGATAAGACAGGTGGTGGGGGCGGTCAAATCGAACCCAGGCGCGACGACCGAATCAGTACGGAACGCCAGGaagaaggagaggaagaagaagaagcgcgGAAGGGAGGGGAGGGGTTAGGCGTGGAGAAGTCGCGGCGACTGCTCATCGTTAGCATTAGGGAAAGGGATCACCGgtgggattagtggggggatggAGGAGAATTCGGGAAGAATTTTTTCGATTAAAGAAAGGAGACGGCCGGGACGCGAGTGGGGGAGGGAGGAGACGGCGGGcgaaggtggtggtggtggtggtggatgaggCCGATCTTCGGAGGGCGAAACGGACGGCGGAGCGTCGAGCGCGCGGGACGGAGGGCGGGGATCTCGAGATGTTCGTGCGTATCCGCCCGCCCAACGGCCCAACCGTCCAAGTGGATAAACAACTCACGGTGAGGCGGGCCGGGATGCTGACGTGGGGGTCGTAGACTAGGGACCCGCTCGCAGGGAGGCAGTTTTGCGCCGGGGAGGGGATTGGATGAGCGTCGCCGCTGCGTCCCTGTCATTACCCGGCGGCCGTGCTCTTGTCCGTCTTGGAAAGTTGTTGATTTTGTTTGAAAAATAAACCCCGGTTCCCGCGACATCTTTGCGACCTCTGATGGAATCAGAAATAGTCACGAGGCATTTGGTAGACTACTGATACATGTTAAAAATTActcctccgtcccataatataagatgttttctGCACTAGTTTAGtatcaaaaaatgtcttacattatgaGACGTAAGGAGTATGTTCTGTATATAGTTTATAGTTTGGTAAGTGTCGTAGTCTTAGTGTTGGAAATATAGCATGTACTACAATTAATATAATTCTGAATTTATGTGATACTGATGACAAGGACAGATCTAACAGTTATAGACATGCAATCACGTAGATGAAATCTAACAGAGTAAATGAAAACGACATGGACAGAAGTCCCACAACAAGATCACACAAAATATGGCCGATCACAAGAGGATTTCTTACAACGGGGTTGACGATGAAGAGATCGCAGTGTAGACGGCGATGTCGATGGATAGTTGATGATGAAGAGATCGCAGTGTAGACGGCGATGTCGATGGAGAGATGATGATGAAGAGATCGCAGTGCAGGCGGACGTAGTCGAGGAAGATGGAGCAGTCGTGCGGATGCACTGCCCAGAAACTTTATCGCCCAGCTACCCGTGCAGGTCATCGATGCCGGGGAAAGTCCGGAGATTACTGCTCTCCTCGCCCTGCTGCACGGCAGGGAGAGGATCggcgaaggtcgacggcggcggtgcAGACAAGAACAGTTTAGGGTTGTGTTTTTCCTCGAGTGTCTTTGTCGAGAAGGACGGCTCCCTCTTATAGACTCGGATGGATAATCCCCACGCAACACGGTCTGCTTATATCCTAGGATCCGCCCCCTCGGATATCTCCATCACGAACGAACATGTAACCGCACGTAAACGTGCGAGTATATCCTCGTTCATGCGTGAGACAGACGCGGGTGGATAAGAGTAAAAATTGCAcgatgaaaataaaaaaaatgcatTTTATTAGGCCACGGTCGCGC
This genomic window from Aegilops tauschii subsp. strangulata cultivar AL8/78 chromosome 4, Aet v6.0, whole genome shotgun sequence contains:
- the LOC109761678 gene encoding uncharacterized protein isoform X1 encodes the protein MEISSHEPSEAEILIGHEDDTELTPCEGMEFESEDAARDFYSLYARHAGFRIRISRYTRSRRDNSIISRRIVCSKEGFHETRNCEGLHPDQKQQERTGTRVGCKAMIMIKKIDPGKWVVTKFVKTHNHGSVPPRKLDIRSAHQDLNPVEKPHSAEEDPVEEPVEGMEFDSEETAKLFYINYARLNGFRARISRYCRSRRDNSIISRQIVCSKEGFREVRAKKEITDEGKTKRPRMITRVGCKAMIVVKKMNSGKWMVSKFEKEHNHSLLSSKQAPSTSNITSGENAEFAAKSSDPDEAKVEEYSAGIQCNSTDSLTVLYNQLCQEAIKFAKEGSVTEEIYHVAMSALKEAAEKVAQLKSCHPTMPHRGVSSSESKHKVVQMKTMSASQCSDVAKQKTTPSQLTMFQESTSKLMFIPTNLLTDSGLANSDNNHPSLCAFTSSGRQCRHGSECSYLHAENRKEDCPEKYQNSTSSRATQGNHSTYHGHSEETTVAIPAIPLTLYMPLSRNSPGASADGQYKLLAAPIEAVPISYRPAEPIRQPKRSFCNLGPLPGVMSELTRREKGPHPLVHATALACGARVVPVEEAASLIKAIESKIRSGGAKIARLPSSRLTRLVPEAVSMSSSSEDGEDNDHSEPPAVNVEGYCHDDQISEEMKLQGEASELETDSENCSGHENHDTADC
- the LOC109761678 gene encoding uncharacterized protein isoform X2, with the translated sequence MEISSHEPSEAEILIGHEDDTELTPCEGMEFESEDAARDFYSLYARHAGFRIRISRYTRSRRDNSIISRRIVCSKEGFHETRNCEGLHPDQKQQERTGTRVGCKAMIMIKKIDPGKWVVTKFVKTHNHGSVPPRKLDIRSAHQDLNPVEKPHSAEEDPVEEPVEGMEFDSEETAKLFYINYARLNGFRARISRYCRSRRDNSIISRQIVCSKEGFREVRAKKEITDEGKTKRPRMITRVGCKAMIVVKKMNSGKWMVSKFEKEHNHSLLSSKQAPSTSNITSGENAEFAAKSSDPDEAKVEEYSAGIQCNSTDSLTVLYNQLCQEAIKFAKEGSVTEEIYHVAMSALKEAAEKVAQLKSCHPTMPHRGVSSSESKHKVVQMKTMSASQCSDVAKQKTTPSQLTMFQESTSKLMFIPTNLLTDSGLANSDNNHPSLCAFTSSGRQCRHGSECSYLHAENRKEDCPEKYQNSTSSRATQGNHSTYHGHSEETTVAIPAIPLTLYMPLSRNSPGASADGQYKLLAAPIEAVPISYRPAEPIRQPKRSFCNLGPLPGVMSELTRREKGPHPLVHATALACGARVVPVEEAASLIKAIESKIRSGGAKIARLPSSRLTRLVPEAVSMSSSSEDGEDNDHSEPPAVNVEGYCHDDQISEEMKLQDDD